The following are encoded in a window of Solidesulfovibrio magneticus RS-1 genomic DNA:
- the leuB gene encoding 3-isopropylmalate dehydrogenase: MRYNICVMPGDGIGPEIVAEAVKVLDVVGKKFGLEFAYTQALIGGAAIDAVGVPLPDETVAACKAADAVLLGAVGGPKWDEIDPAIRPEKGLLGIRKALGLFANLRPAKLFPELAAACCLRPDIVGQGLDVMVIRELTGGAYFGEPRGIEKRGDEEVGFNTMVYAEHEVRRIAKVGFETARKRGKKLCSVDKANVLDVSRLWRKVVLEVAKDYPDVELSHMYVDNAAMQLVRAPSQFDVIVTENLFGDILSDEAAVITGSIGMLPSASLGAANPGLYEPIHGSAPDIAGQDKANPLATILSVAMMLKHSFDQPAAAEAIEAACAKVLADGYRTGDIMEPGKTLVGCKAMGQLVVERLG; this comes from the coding sequence ATGCGTTACAATATCTGCGTCATGCCGGGCGACGGCATTGGGCCGGAGATCGTGGCCGAGGCGGTGAAGGTTCTGGACGTGGTCGGCAAGAAGTTCGGCCTGGAGTTCGCCTACACCCAGGCGCTTATCGGCGGCGCGGCCATCGACGCCGTGGGTGTGCCGCTGCCTGATGAGACGGTCGCGGCCTGCAAGGCGGCTGACGCCGTGCTGCTCGGCGCGGTTGGCGGCCCCAAGTGGGACGAGATCGACCCGGCCATCCGCCCGGAAAAGGGCCTGCTTGGCATCCGCAAGGCGTTGGGACTGTTCGCCAACCTGCGTCCGGCCAAGCTGTTCCCGGAGCTGGCCGCCGCCTGCTGTCTGCGCCCGGACATCGTGGGCCAGGGCCTGGACGTCATGGTCATCCGCGAGCTGACCGGCGGCGCGTATTTCGGCGAACCGCGCGGCATTGAGAAGCGCGGCGACGAGGAAGTCGGGTTCAACACCATGGTCTATGCCGAGCACGAAGTGCGCCGCATCGCCAAGGTGGGCTTCGAGACCGCCCGCAAGCGCGGCAAGAAGCTGTGCTCCGTGGACAAGGCCAACGTGCTGGACGTCTCGCGCCTGTGGCGCAAGGTGGTCCTGGAAGTGGCCAAGGACTACCCGGACGTGGAGTTGAGCCACATGTACGTGGACAACGCGGCCATGCAGCTCGTGCGCGCTCCGTCGCAGTTCGACGTCATCGTGACGGAAAACCTTTTCGGCGACATCCTGTCCGACGAAGCGGCGGTCATCACCGGTTCCATCGGCATGTTGCCCTCGGCTTCCCTTGGCGCGGCCAACCCGGGCCTGTACGAGCCCATCCACGGCTCGGCCCCGGACATCGCCGGCCAGGACAAGGCCAACCCCCTGGCCACCATCCTGTCCGTGGCCATGATGCTCAAGCATTCCTTTGACCAGCCCGCCGCCGCCGAGGCCATCGAAGCCGCCTGCGCCAAGGTGCTGGCCGACGGCTACCGCACCGGCGACATCATGGAGCCGGGCAAGACCCTGGTCGGCTGCAAAGCCATGGGGCAGTTGGTGGTCGAGCGTTTGGGATAG
- a CDS encoding ABC-F family ATP-binding cassette domain-containing protein yields the protein MAKVSLQNISKAYAGRDLFREFSLEIPGGTRLAVVGQNGAGKSTLLKLIAGVSEPDSGRMVLSTGARLGYVAQEMDASDLGMSLLAWVMAALPSWKEFWQRYDAAVAAGDEAAMTALAHEQASLEHALGYNPEHRAKTILSGLGFEEKHMAGPLSGLSGGWRERAKLARVLTAGADVLLLDEPTNHLDLEAVAWLEAFLTAFEGVLIFVAHDRVFLDRVATHTLFLGETKPIWRPGSFSQFLAWREEMEKQWERQAAAIDNKIKQHNVFIDRFRYKSSKARQAQSKLKNVEKLNKEIESLRGDRPDVRGRTLDFSLPEPERCDKTVCAAADLAYHWPDRAPLWPPLTFQLFRGQKVALVGHNGAGKTTLLKLIVGVNKPNDGRLVLGTGVKLGYFSQHQTEILNTEGTVMSEMRRMAGPKATHLECCSTLGLFLLGEDYWDRRVFELSGGEKSRLVLAGLFSARANFLVLDEPTNHLDLESREALVRALAEYSGTILMVAHDRYLLREAAAEVWSVGAEGLVVYEEGYAAYEAARLAEAAAASKAEGAGAAEDNAQSAPKLSRQEDKERKRRVAELRNALYRDIKPKREAFEKLEAELETLLAKQSEVEAVMADPETYAQRELFSKLSKEYSDLSREAEDLLARMAVMEEEIADLEARRAALVEDV from the coding sequence ATGGCCAAAGTCAGTCTGCAAAATATTTCCAAGGCCTATGCCGGCCGCGACCTGTTTAGGGAATTCTCCCTGGAGATCCCCGGCGGTACGCGCCTGGCCGTGGTCGGCCAGAACGGCGCGGGCAAGTCCACGCTTCTTAAACTCATTGCCGGCGTGTCCGAACCCGACAGCGGCCGGATGGTCCTCTCCACCGGCGCGCGCCTGGGCTATGTGGCCCAGGAAATGGACGCTTCCGATCTCGGCATGTCGCTTTTAGCCTGGGTCATGGCCGCGCTGCCGTCCTGGAAGGAATTCTGGCAACGCTACGACGCGGCCGTGGCCGCCGGCGACGAGGCGGCCATGACGGCCCTGGCCCACGAGCAGGCCAGCCTCGAACATGCCCTGGGCTACAATCCCGAGCATCGGGCCAAGACCATCCTTTCGGGCCTGGGGTTTGAGGAAAAGCATATGGCCGGCCCCTTGTCCGGCCTGTCCGGCGGCTGGCGCGAGCGGGCCAAGCTCGCCCGGGTGCTCACGGCCGGGGCCGACGTGCTGCTTCTGGACGAACCCACCAACCATCTCGACCTCGAAGCCGTGGCCTGGTTGGAGGCGTTTTTGACCGCCTTCGAGGGCGTGCTCATCTTCGTGGCCCACGACCGGGTGTTTCTCGACCGCGTGGCTACCCACACGCTGTTTTTGGGCGAAACCAAGCCCATCTGGCGGCCCGGGTCGTTCTCCCAGTTTTTGGCCTGGCGCGAGGAGATGGAAAAGCAGTGGGAGCGGCAGGCTGCGGCCATCGACAACAAGATCAAGCAGCACAACGTCTTTATCGACCGCTTCCGCTACAAGTCGAGCAAGGCCCGGCAGGCCCAGAGCAAGCTCAAAAACGTGGAAAAGCTCAACAAGGAGATCGAGAGCCTGCGCGGCGACCGGCCCGACGTGCGCGGCCGCACCCTCGATTTCTCCCTGCCCGAGCCCGAGCGCTGCGACAAGACCGTGTGCGCCGCCGCCGATCTGGCCTACCACTGGCCCGACCGCGCGCCGCTGTGGCCGCCGCTCACCTTTCAGCTGTTCCGGGGCCAGAAGGTGGCGCTCGTCGGCCACAACGGCGCGGGCAAGACCACGCTTCTAAAGCTCATCGTCGGCGTCAACAAACCCAACGACGGCCGGCTGGTCCTCGGCACGGGCGTCAAGCTGGGGTATTTCAGCCAGCACCAGACGGAGATCCTCAATACCGAAGGCACGGTCATGTCCGAGATGCGGCGCATGGCCGGCCCCAAGGCCACGCATCTGGAGTGCTGCTCCACCCTGGGGCTGTTCCTTCTGGGCGAGGACTATTGGGACCGCCGGGTGTTCGAGCTCTCCGGCGGCGAGAAGTCGCGGCTGGTGTTGGCGGGTCTCTTTTCGGCGCGGGCCAATTTCCTGGTCCTGGACGAACCCACCAACCACCTGGACCTGGAAAGCCGCGAAGCGCTGGTGCGCGCCCTGGCCGAATATTCGGGCACCATCCTGATGGTCGCCCACGACCGTTATCTCTTGCGCGAGGCCGCCGCCGAGGTCTGGTCCGTGGGGGCTGAGGGGCTGGTCGTTTACGAGGAAGGCTACGCCGCCTACGAGGCGGCCCGGCTGGCCGAGGCCGCCGCCGCGTCCAAGGCCGAGGGGGCGGGCGCGGCCGAGGACAACGCCCAAAGCGCGCCCAAGCTGTCGCGCCAGGAGGACAAGGAGCGCAAGCGCCGGGTGGCCGAGCTGCGAAACGCCCTCTACCGCGACATCAAACCCAAGCGCGAGGCCTTTGAGAAGCTCGAAGCCGAGCTGGAAACCTTGCTGGCCAAGCAGTCCGAAGTCGAGGCCGTCATGGCCGATCCCGAAACCTACGCCCAGCGCGAACTGTTTTCCAAGCTCAGCAAGGAGTACAGCGACCTTTCGCGCGAAGCCGAGGATCTGCTCGCCCGCATGGCCGTCATGGAAGAGGAGATCGCCGATCTGGAGGCCCGCCGGGCCGCCCTGGTGGAGGATGTATGA
- a CDS encoding (deoxy)nucleoside triphosphate pyrophosphohydrolase, giving the protein MSGAAKVVEVVAAVIWKDGRYLGVKRPEGKAMAGAYEFPGGKIEPGETPEKALDRELCEELGIRPVTIAFFREKAHAYQHLSVRLHFFHVRAYDGEPLPLEGQDMEWLTPEQGRTRPFLEADRDIVDALVAETA; this is encoded by the coding sequence ATGAGCGGGGCCGCCAAAGTTGTCGAGGTGGTGGCCGCCGTCATCTGGAAGGACGGCCGGTATCTCGGCGTCAAGCGCCCCGAGGGCAAGGCCATGGCCGGAGCCTATGAATTTCCAGGCGGTAAGATCGAACCGGGCGAGACGCCGGAGAAGGCGCTGGACCGCGAACTTTGTGAAGAATTGGGCATAAGGCCTGTCACGATTGCCTTTTTCCGCGAAAAAGCGCATGCCTACCAACACCTCTCGGTTCGTCTCCATTTTTTTCACGTCCGGGCGTATGACGGGGAGCCGCTCCCCTTGGAAGGCCAGGACATGGAATGGCTGACGCCCGAACAGGGCAGGACCAGACCGTTTCTGGAGGCCGACCGCGACATCGTGGACGCCCTAGTGGCCGAAACGGCTTGA
- the metF gene encoding methylenetetrahydrofolate reductase [NAD(P)H], with protein sequence MRIRELMEARRPFVSLEFFPPKEREAWDGFFGVVEKLIPVRPLFVSVTYGAGGSTHAHTLEIVSRLKTAYGLEPMAHLTCVGASKDKIRGFLGALAQAGVDNVLALRGDPPKGQETFVPDSEDFQHASDLVAFIRAEYPNLCLGVAGYPECHPEAVSPQEDLEHLRHKLALGGSFAVTQLFFDNDRYFDFVARARAAGIDAPMVPGVLPVLSLASIKRFAALCGASLPPAYMAELEAADAAGGNAAVAEVGIAYARKQAQDLLRRGAPGVHLYTLNKAEAVLSIVSGLEY encoded by the coding sequence GTGCGGATCAGGGAGTTGATGGAGGCCAGGCGGCCGTTTGTTTCGTTGGAGTTTTTCCCGCCCAAGGAGCGTGAGGCCTGGGACGGGTTTTTCGGCGTGGTCGAGAAGCTCATCCCGGTGCGCCCGCTTTTCGTCTCCGTCACCTACGGGGCCGGCGGCAGCACCCATGCCCACACGCTGGAGATCGTCTCGCGCCTGAAGACCGCCTACGGCCTGGAGCCCATGGCCCATCTGACGTGCGTGGGCGCGAGCAAGGACAAGATTCGCGGTTTCCTCGGCGCCCTGGCCCAGGCCGGCGTGGACAACGTCCTGGCCCTTCGCGGCGATCCGCCCAAGGGGCAGGAGACGTTCGTGCCGGATTCCGAGGATTTCCAGCACGCTTCCGATCTCGTGGCCTTCATCCGGGCCGAGTATCCGAACCTGTGCCTGGGCGTGGCCGGCTATCCCGAGTGTCATCCCGAGGCCGTCTCGCCGCAAGAAGATCTGGAGCATCTGCGCCATAAGCTGGCCCTGGGCGGCAGCTTTGCCGTCACCCAGCTCTTTTTCGACAACGACCGCTATTTCGATTTCGTGGCCCGGGCCCGGGCCGCCGGCATTGACGCGCCCATGGTGCCGGGCGTGTTGCCGGTCCTCAGCCTGGCCAGCATCAAGCGGTTTGCCGCCCTGTGCGGCGCGTCGCTGCCGCCGGCCTACATGGCCGAGCTGGAAGCGGCCGATGCCGCCGGCGGCAACGCCGCCGTGGCCGAGGTTGGCATCGCTTACGCCCGCAAGCAGGCCCAGGATCTGCTGCGCCGGGGCGCGCCGGGCGTGCATCTCTACACGCTCAACAAGGCCGAGGCCGTGCTCTCCATCGTCTCGGGCCTGGAATATTAG
- a CDS encoding aspartate-semialdehyde dehydrogenase → MGGGELVVAVAGATGAVGREMLKTLEGRAFPATTVKALASSRSAGTTVPFAGGELIVEEMTEKSFEGVDIALFSAGGSTSKQFAPFAVKSGCVVIDNSSAWRMDPEVPLVVPEVNPEDVDWHKGIIANPNCSTIQMVVALKPLHDVGKIKRVIVSTYQAVSGTGQKAIAELETQVRQLFNSQEPDVKVYPHQIAFNCLPQIDVFSDGDYTFEEIKMIKETNKIMGDDSIKVTATTVRVPVFYGHSESVNIETEKKITAKEARAILSQAPGVVVYDNPAEKIYPMPLMAGGEDPVFVGRIREDNTIENGLHLWIVADNIRKGAALNAVQIAELLMERGQVRV, encoded by the coding sequence ATGGGCGGGGGCGAGTTGGTTGTGGCAGTGGCCGGCGCCACGGGCGCCGTTGGCCGTGAAATGCTCAAGACGCTGGAAGGTCGCGCTTTCCCGGCAACGACCGTGAAAGCCTTGGCGTCCTCGCGCTCGGCCGGCACTACCGTGCCGTTTGCCGGCGGGGAGCTCATCGTCGAGGAAATGACCGAGAAATCCTTTGAAGGCGTCGACATCGCGCTGTTTTCCGCCGGCGGCTCCACCTCGAAACAGTTCGCTCCGTTCGCGGTCAAGTCCGGTTGCGTGGTCATCGACAATTCCAGCGCCTGGCGCATGGACCCCGAGGTGCCGCTGGTGGTGCCCGAGGTCAATCCCGAGGACGTGGACTGGCACAAGGGCATCATCGCCAATCCCAACTGTTCGACCATCCAGATGGTGGTGGCGCTCAAGCCCCTGCACGACGTGGGGAAAATCAAGCGCGTCATTGTTTCCACCTATCAGGCCGTGTCCGGCACTGGCCAGAAGGCCATTGCCGAGCTGGAAACGCAGGTGCGCCAGCTGTTCAACAGCCAGGAACCGGACGTGAAGGTGTATCCGCACCAGATCGCGTTTAACTGTCTGCCCCAGATCGACGTCTTCTCCGATGGTGACTACACCTTCGAAGAGATCAAGATGATCAAAGAGACCAACAAGATCATGGGTGACGACTCCATCAAGGTGACGGCCACCACTGTGCGCGTGCCGGTTTTCTACGGCCACAGCGAGTCGGTCAACATCGAGACGGAAAAAAAGATCACGGCCAAGGAAGCCCGGGCCATCCTGTCCCAGGCTCCGGGCGTCGTGGTCTACGACAACCCGGCCGAGAAGATCTATCCCATGCCGCTGATGGCCGGCGGCGAAGACCCGGTCTTCGTCGGACGCATCCGCGAGGACAACACCATCGAAAACGGCCTGCACCTGTGGATCGTGGCCGATAACATCCGCAAGGGCGCGGCGCTCAACGCCGTGCAGATCGCTGAACTGCTCATGGAACGCGGCCAGGTGCGCGTTTAG